The following is a genomic window from Sulfurimonas sp. C5.
AGTAGTCTTGCAATAGTACGTGTCATAAGTACGATAGCTTTTTCGTTTTGAACACTTTTTTTCAAACCTTGATCAAGCTCTATCATCATTAAAGAACTTTTATGTTTGAACTCAGAGATTAGGCTGATCTCTTGTTCAATTTTAGTAAGCAGATAACGTTTATTGTAAACACCGAACTTATTATCAAAGATTGTTTCATTTTCAACAGTTTTAACGATAGTTGCCGTCTCGTCATAGATATCTTTCATCTTAGAACTTTGTGTTTTCAAAATAGAGTTCAATTTCGAAACATCACCTTCTAATACACCTATTACACTAAGTGCTTCTTTTGCATCAGGGCTTGATGAAAGTTCCTCTTTTCTCTTTTCAAGTATCTTAGTCATTAGGGCCATATTTTTATATAAATTAGCCGTTACTCCAAGAATACCTTTAATAGATGAAAAACCTTGTTTTAGATTTTGTTCTAAAGCAATAGTAGTCTCATCATCATTGCTCTCTTCAAGTTCTAACATAGAATGTATCTGACGACGAAGATTTTCACTTTTTTCTTCTAATAATCTATCAAAATAGAGTGAAAAATTATTTGGTGTCGGTGGTAAATTATCCGCAATAAGAGATGCTAAGACCTCTTTTGCATAGA
Proteins encoded in this region:
- a CDS encoding GGDEF domain-containing protein, producing MSGILRKRTRRNLDEAEESKQTEEMPAVQPFDIDNPSSDVEIYAKEVLASLIADNLPPTPNNFSLYFDRLLEEKSENLRRQIHSMLELEESNDDETTIALEQNLKQGFSSIKGILGVTANLYKNMALMTKILEKRKEELSSSPDAKEALSVIGVLEGDVSKLNSILKTQSSKMKDIYDETATIVKTVENETIFDNKFGVYNKRYLLTKIEQEISLISEFKHKSSLMMIELDQGLKKSVQNEKAIVLMTRTIARLLLKTSRRSDIVSHYGGGVFSMLLKHTDLENAKRAAIRLADLVSNSNFFLADREIQLKISIGITNVDNKHSVEEIVVSALDGIAKAYEDKKCDYAVSLR